GCGTTCTTTAATATGAAGTTCACGCTCTTTAATATATTTCATCAATCTGTTCGTAACATGAAATGTATATCCTCTGGATTTCGAATCACTTTCCAGTATAGCTATGATTTTTTTGAAAGTAGGATATGTTAGTCGCTTTTTAAAAACAATTTTCTCCTGCTCACTTCGCTCTAGATCAACATATTTTTTTAGCCGCAACTTGTATAACTTATTATTACATATCAAAAGTGGGTCGATCTTTATGCTTAGTTCCAACGTATTACCGAAGTAATCCAATATTAAGCAATCCTCTTCTAGCAACACCGGTTCGAAAATAATCTTACCCTTGTTGTACTCTAAGATTTTTTTATATACTACTTCATCAACGTCGCAAACGTGAACACCGTGTGCTTTGTTTTCCCATAAATCATTAAAAGCCTCAATACTCTTTGTAATTTTTGAATAGTCAAACGGAGATGCCAACCAACTGCATGTTATGTCAAAGGCTTCATAGTTTGAATGGAATGCAGCATCTGTCTCATTGTTGGATCCTCGAAAGCAAATTATATTTCCTGATTTATCCTTCATGATACCAAACTTATCATGAAATATTCCTTTTTTAGTAAAGGCCATTTTAATATCAATAGTACCAACAGAGATCAGGTAAGCTAAATTTGAAAGATTGGCTTCTTCTTCCATTGTCAATTGCTCGTTTAGTTTATAAACGATACTTTTCCTCACATGATTTCTGAGTTTATACCCTTTACTTATCTCATTAAAATCATTCTCTTCTAACTCAGAGGATACAATAAGTCTGAATTTATACCCATTGCGAGCAAAAACCTCTAATCCCTTTGCATAATTTGCTAAGGATTTTGCAGAAAAATATGCAGACGCTCTATCGTACTCTGTACATTTGCTTAAAACTGGCGTATAGAATTCAGCTCCAATATCATCTTCATATGTTGAATATGTTGATTGTAATTTCAAATCACTAAACATCTAATTCGCTCCTGATTGAAAGTACAATTTGATCAATCATATCTAATTTTTCACGTATTTCACTTCTTTGTTCCTCTGACAGTTTTTTAAGTATTTTTGTGTCGATTAAGTCTAATGAATCAAATGCCTTTTCTGTTTGTTTAATCGGTTGATTACGGGTTGTATCTCCATCCACTCTGTTAACAAATTTTTCAGTAGAATGCAAGAAATCGCTTTTTATCTTCTCATTTGATCTAATGATATTAATCTCTTTATTTGAAACCTTCGGATGCTGTTCAAGTTCTTCACATACACGTTCAACAATTTCCATTTGCTCATCTAAAAACTCATCTAGAAATCTATTACTAGATGCAATCTTTTTTATTTTACGTGTATACCTAGTTGTATCACCAAAAGGCTGCATCAGGAATTGTGCAAATACTGCGTTTTTTAAATCTTCTTTCTTTTCTTCGTCTTTTACCTTTTTCAACATCATATGTAGTTCTTTTAATGGATCTACGATATTAAAGTGACGAGCGATATGAAATTGTTTCGGCGCATTAATAAAATCCAAAAACTCAATCATCAAGTTTGCTTTTTCAACTTCAAGCTGAATATCACTTTCACTCATATTTACACTATCTGCATATTCCTTTACAGTTAGTAGTTTTGTATCAATAATATCAGTGTAAATACCTACCAACCTATCGATTGGATTATATCCCACTTTTTCATCCACTCCATGCTGCAGCATTAACTCTAGCATTTTGATCTGCTTTGCATTTGTCTTAATACTATGATCTAAAACAACCGCTTCAAAATATTGAGTTTTACCTGTTTCTTTTTCAATATTTCTTAAACATGTAAATCTACGATTTCCATCTATAATTCGTCCATCCATAAGAACAACACCAGATTCCTGCTGTCCCACCATCTTAATATTCAACTGAGTTTTTTTAATCGCTTCTTTATTGCTTTCAGTAATGAACTCATGAATAATATTATTGTAATTATCTTGATCAGACACATCGACTGAATCAATATTATTCTCAACCTTATATTGAGCCATCCAAGTAGCAATACGATCATTTTGATCGTTATAATACAATTTATCCAATCGAATTTTATAGACAGGGTAATCCTTCGAAATGTTGTCAATTACCAATCTTTTGTTTGTATCATTTGCGATAACACTTTTTTCTTCAAAACCGTCTTTTAATAAATTCATCATTATACCACCTCATAATAAGTATCGTAATCAGCAAATATTTTTTCCGAAATCGGATCATAGTACATCGAGCTGTCTTTGACCGTTTGGATTAGTTTCCATGTGTTAATATTTATATTATATTGTTGCTTTAATATATCTTCCAAGTCTTTAACTTCAATTGATAATGTCTCTTGATTATAGACAATTGATTCTAAAAACTCTTCAAAACGAATCTCAAAATTACCAGCTATCATTACTTTGTTTCCACCAATTCGCTGGTATGAAAAGTTCTCTTTATTCTCAACAAGTAATGAAGTATAAAACCAATCTTCGAATCCTAAGTCATCTAATTCATGAGAAAAACCTTCATTCCTCAATGAAAACAGTGTGAAATATTTCCCTTCACCGACAAAGTTGATAACATCTTCACAATACTGCTGTAACGCTTCTTTTGTTATGCCAAACTCATTTAACTTTCTAAAATGAATATACTTATTCGGGGAAAATTCAATGATTTCATAGTCTGCCTTTAACTTATAAAGTTGTGCTGTATATGCAATTATTTCTTTCACTTTTGATGGAATTACTTCAACGTTCGTAACATCTTCTCTTGTAAGCAGTGTATTAAAATACTCTGTTGCAGAACTATACTTGTCCGCTACAGCATAGCTTGAGTAAACCTTGAATCCAATACTTTTTAGTGAAAATGGATTGAGTAAGTTTTTCTCCGAATGTGGAAATTCCTTTTCATATATGTCTCGTATTTCGCTAAGCAAATAAAAATCGTCATTAAGCTTGATATTAAGTTTATCAGCAATAATATTGGGTAATGCTGGAAAATCAATTTTGTAAAACCCATTGTAAAAGTACAGGTCAAAATTTGTCATATAATTTGCCAATACCGTATTTGCTGATACGCCATATTCTTTTTCATATTCAGTTGCGAAATCACTATTTGTAATCGGCGCCAATGAAATCAGTAGCTCGAGCACCTGGTTATCTCTGTTGGCTGTACCAAATTCAATATTTGGCATACGTTTGAATGTAATATTGGGGTACTCATCAATAGTACAGATTTTTTTAAGAAGGTTGTGAAGTTCATATTCATCTCTAATATCGTAAACCTTCATAAGTTCAGGATATAGCCTAAAAAACTTAAGTGTTGAAAATTCAATATCTTGATATTGCTTCAAACTCAGCATCTCAAAGAGTTCAACAAAATCATAGGACTTAATGTTATAATATCTAAATTTTTTACCATACTTCCAAAGAACCATATTACTTGCTGCAAGTCTATTTTCATATCCTCTATCCATTACAGAAAACCGAGGATCATCGTTTTTATTTATGTCCTGTAATATATCAAAATATATACAACTAAATTCCTCAAAAGTGAGATCATTCAAAGCTCGTGTTTTCAACACATGATTTGCGATTGATGACCGAGTACATGGCACATATTCATTGGCTATTTTTACATAGTTCTTGTAAATAGCTTTCTCACAGGATTTCTTATATGGAGCTGGTATAGTTTTATCATGCAAAATCTCTTCTATAGGTATTTTTGACGCCTTAGATTTATCATCAATGCCGTTATATCGTAAAGCCAAGTAATAATACGCATTACTATTATTAAATGCTATGATAAAATCTTCTTTAGATATATCATATCTTTTATAAATATCTGAGTATTTATCTTCATCAAATATCGCATTTATAACATTAAGTTTCTTGATTGCTTTAGCTTCAATTTGACGTATTCTTTCTCTCGTTACATTCATTTCAAGGCCAACATCTTCCAAAGTTTTCCCTTGAATGCGTTGTAAAAGAACGTTATATTCTCTTTCATTTAGATGCTCTTTTGCGCCCTCATGAAACTCATCATAGATTGCTATAAACTTATCGTCAAAAACCAAATCTATTTTTTTACTATCAAGTAAATCATTTAATGAGTCGTAAAGGTTATCTAGTGATTTTATGTACTCAGGCATATTGCTTAATAAACACTCTTCGTCACATCCATATGTATGTTCCTTTATTAAGCCAAGTATATATTGACCCATAAACGCATTAACATAAGTATCGTTGTATAACAACTTAATAAAACTCTTATCTAATAGTATATCTTCTATATCGTCAGCTTCTTTTTCCTGCATAAATGCGCTGTAAATTGCATCAAAAGATTCAAAGAAATCCTTTGGCTTAATGCTAACTAGGTCAGTAATTGAAGTAAAAAGTCTGTACTTGGCTTCTTCTTGCTCCGAATCCACTTCACAATTATCTTCTGAAAATAATTCCGGCTGAAAACTTGCACGTTTCTCTTCAATTTCCACAAGAGATTTTTGCCCCATATTTGGTATTGTTATTAACTCTTCTACTAACTTATCAACTAGCTGAGAATAATATTCGATTCCATCTGACTTCAAGCAATTGTAAGCACGTACACTTAGACATAACTTCTCAATTTCTACATCAAGATATTTTTGGCCATCATTCCCAATAAAATTTTTTTTAGGGACGACTTGAGTATCTTTGATTTCACAATAAATTCCAGTTTTATATGCACTTAATTCATCAATAACTCCTGTTATTTCTTCAATACTTTTAGCACCCAATTGACGAATACCGCTGATATCGTCTTTTGTGCAGCTAAGTAAGTCACCAATACTACAGATTCCTACTCTCATCAAAGCATTGTATGATCTTGCTGAAAATTTCAAAACACTGATTGAATCTAAATGATGATGAGTATTCATATAACCCGTTCTCCCCTTACAAGTTTATAAATGAAAAATT
This is a stretch of genomic DNA from Acetoanaerobium sticklandii. It encodes these proteins:
- a CDS encoding DNA-directed RNA polymerase subunit alpha C-terminal domain-containing protein, which translates into the protein MNTHHHLDSISVLKFSARSYNALMRVGICSIGDLLSCTKDDISGIRQLGAKSIEEITGVIDELSAYKTGIYCEIKDTQVVPKKNFIGNDGQKYLDVEIEKLCLSVRAYNCLKSDGIEYYSQLVDKLVEELITIPNMGQKSLVEIEEKRASFQPELFSEDNCEVDSEQEEAKYRLFTSITDLVSIKPKDFFESFDAIYSAFMQEKEADDIEDILLDKSFIKLLYNDTYVNAFMGQYILGLIKEHTYGCDEECLLSNMPEYIKSLDNLYDSLNDLLDSKKIDLVFDDKFIAIYDEFHEGAKEHLNEREYNVLLQRIQGKTLEDVGLEMNVTRERIRQIEAKAIKKLNVINAIFDEDKYSDIYKRYDISKEDFIIAFNNSNAYYYLALRYNGIDDKSKASKIPIEEILHDKTIPAPYKKSCEKAIYKNYVKIANEYVPCTRSSIANHVLKTRALNDLTFEEFSCIYFDILQDINKNDDPRFSVMDRGYENRLAASNMVLWKYGKKFRYYNIKSYDFVELFEMLSLKQYQDIEFSTLKFFRLYPELMKVYDIRDEYELHNLLKKICTIDEYPNITFKRMPNIEFGTANRDNQVLELLISLAPITNSDFATEYEKEYGVSANTVLANYMTNFDLYFYNGFYKIDFPALPNIIADKLNIKLNDDFYLLSEIRDIYEKEFPHSEKNLLNPFSLKSIGFKVYSSYAVADKYSSATEYFNTLLTREDVTNVEVIPSKVKEIIAYTAQLYKLKADYEIIEFSPNKYIHFRKLNEFGITKEALQQYCEDVINFVGEGKYFTLFSLRNEGFSHELDDLGFEDWFYTSLLVENKENFSYQRIGGNKVMIAGNFEIRFEEFLESIVYNQETLSIEVKDLEDILKQQYNININTWKLIQTVKDSSMYYDPISEKIFADYDTYYEVV